In Ipomoea triloba cultivar NCNSP0323 chromosome 7, ASM357664v1, a single genomic region encodes these proteins:
- the LOC116025175 gene encoding TMV resistance protein N-like — protein MASSSSSRPYSGFDVFLSFRGETRTSFSDHLYTSLSDAGVPTFRDKEGIREGNDISDELKQAIEGCEVSVVVFSKNYAQSRWCLNELLKMMECQQKGAQKILPIFYHVTPEEVRKQTGEFGIALNQHIERFGEEIVNGWKAALTNVANLAGYHITEDRYESGIIKIITQRVLMELNHAYMDIAKYPVGTDSRVKDIENLLQSPTNDGVKMIGIFGMGGVGKTTLAKVIYNRNFRRFDGSCFIANIGSEVSGGALARIQEKLVGLKRKMHEIENADHGITLIQRVLSSTKVLIVLDDINSRKQLDSLARQRNWFGPDSIIIITTRDVQLLSNLREHEKYEVNMLSFNESLQLLSLHALDVSVPNKEYSELSETIARYTKGLPLALEVIGSRLHRKPVQGWTYYAEKLKKMPPGDVQKILKISYDALDDDHAKNIFLDIACFFIGDDKNNTVKILEACNFVSAEGIEILRERCLLKINKSGNFEMHDLIRDMGREIVRMESPREPGKRSRLVDPKDIIDVLRGKKGTDAIEGMIVNSNMLKDEPFSTEAFAGMKNLRILILDGLHLRGSLEYLSHELRLFRLRNCHFSCSQWLSDSFLGKLWNLVELDMSRSNIKEFQPDMKHLTCLKILKLDDCEVEKTPDFTGAHSLEKVFFRSCSKLVEVHHSIGSLNKLLVLDFNSCSALKVLPAELGNLEKLSELNVRVTAIRNMPAPLRGLRNLKNLDLSLLRSTRTTRGHAGLLPPSVAELRSLERLSTHSTILYEIDLPVGLGSLTSLTNLHLSGCFYIQDLPFSLRDLSNLKNLNLDDWQNLRVLKDLPPTLESLSAGNCVSLEKIADISTLQRLQKLNIPNCKNLAPIPGLETLENLQLLEIRNCSRLTPVENWFQARSEGGSEDGSEGDSVKFRLEGSGVGYLACRVPTLLGPKFIRTDNPAIIEGPLEGLRISVSSTTTDRWVEFKDEYNYSKSAFTGYKIDFKVPRITGERLEVYAEFTPSELTLCLFEIQRNRDGEWRFFPSTRGWLPSAWGYLQQGDDEPTTSHREKRLKLLQVDEPTTSHRENRPKLLRVENLSTSITRGFRPKEYCCWLEEGKRPNLALGGKRIVGQRPSRPSEVKSSILTAN, from the exons ATGGCTTCTTCTTCATCGTCGCGTCCTTATTCGGGGTTTGATGTCTTCTTGAGCTTTAGGGGCGAGACACGGACATCATTCAGCGATCATCTCTACACAAGCTTGTCGGACGCTGGGGTTCCAACCTTTCGAGATAAAGAAGGGATCCGGGAAGGCAACGACATTTCTGATGAGTTGAAGCAGGCCATTGAGGGGTGTGAGGTATCCGTTGTTGTATTCTCCAAAAATTATGCACAATCCAGATGGTGCCTTAACGAGCTGTTGAAAATGATGGAGTGTCAACAAAAAGGGGCACAAAAAATTCTTCCCATATTCTATCATGTTACTCCTGAAGAGGTTCGCAAACAGACAGGCGAGTTTGGCATCGCACTGAATCAACATATAGAGCGATTTGGAGAAGAAATAGTTAATGGGTGGAAAGCCGCACTCACTAACGTTGCTAATTTGGCTGGATATCATATCACGGAAGACCG GTATGAGTCAGGGATCATCAAAATAATTACTCAGCGTGTACTAATGGAATTGAATCATGCATACATGGATATTGCAAAGTATCCGGTTGGAACTGATTCTCGTGTGAAAGATATAGAGAATTTATTGCAAAGTCCAACAAATGATGGTGTGAAGATGATTGGAATTTTTGGCATGGGTGGTGTTGGGAAAACAACCCTTGCTAAAGTTATATACAACAGGAATTTTCGAAGGTTTGACGGTAGTTGTTTTATTGCAAACATTGGATCTGAAGTTTCTGGGGGAGCTCTAGCTCGTATACAAGAGAAACTTGTTGGCCTCAAGAGAAAAATGCATGAAATAGAAAATGCTGATCATGGAATAACTTTAATTCAAAGAGTACTGTCATCAACCAAGGTTCTTATTGTTCTTGATGACATAAACAGTAGAAAGCAACTAGACTCATTAGCAAGACAACGAAATTGGTTTGGTCCAGACAGCATAATTATCATAACAACTAGAGATGTTCAGTTGTTGAGTAACCTTAGAGAACACGAAAAGTACGAGGTCAACATGTTAAGCTTTAATGAATCTTTGCAACTCTTGAGTTTGCATGCTCTTGATGTCTCTGTACCAAATAAGGAGTATAGTGAACTATCCGAAACGATAGCGCGTTATACTAAAGGGCTTCCATTAGCCCTTGAAGTCATAGGTTCTCGTTTACATAGAAAACCAGTGCAGGGATGGACGTACTATGCtgagaaattaaaaaagatgCCTCCTGGAGATGTTCAAAAGattcttaaaataagctatgATGCACTTGATGATGATCATGCTAAGAACATCTTTCTTGATATTGCTTGTTTTTTCATTGGGGATGACAAAAACAACACTGTTAAGATATTGGAAGCTTGTAATTTTGTTTCTGCAGAGGGAATCGAAATTTTGAGAGAGAGATGcttgttaaaaataaataaatctggAAATTTTGAAATGCATGATTTAATTCGTGATATGGGTAGAGAAATTGTTCGAATGGAATCCCCTCGAGAGCCTGGCAAACGCAGTAGATTGGTGGATCCAAAGGATATCATTGATGTTCTTCGGGGAAAGAAG GGCACGGATGCAATTGAAGGGATGATTGTAAATTCTAATATGTTGAAGGATGAGCCTTTCAGTACCGAAGCATTTGCAGGGATGAAAAATTTACGGATACTCATATTGGATGGTCTGCATCTTAGAGGATCTCTTGAATATTTGTCCCATGAACTTAGACTGTTTAGGTTACGtaattgtcattttagttgCTCACAGTGGCTATCTGATTCTTTCCTTGGAAAACTTTGGAACCTtgttgagttagacatgtctcGTAGCAATATCAAAGAATTTCAGCCGGATATGAAG CATTTGACATGCTTGAAGATCTTAAAGCTTGATGATTGTGAAGTTGAGAAAACGCCAGACTTCACCGGAGCACATAGCCTTGAGAAAGTATTCTTTCGTAGTTGTTCAAAATTGGTCGAGGTGCACCATTCCATTGGAAGTTTGAATAAACTTCTTGTGTTAGATTTCAACTCTTGCAGTGCACTAAAGGTGCTTCCAGCTGAGTTGGGAAACTTAGAGAAATTAAGTGAGTTAAATGTTAGGGTAACTGCCATCAGAAATATGCCCGCTCCTTTGAGAGGTTTGAGAAATCTAAAGAACCTGGACTTGAGTTTACTACGATCAACAAGAACTACTCGTGGTCATGCTGGTTTACTTCCACCTTCGGTTGCGGAATTACGCTCCTTGGAAAGACTGAGTACCCATAGCACCATCCTGTATGAAATAGATCTTCCAGTTGGTCTTGGGAGTTTGACCTCATTGACAAATTTACATTTATCAGGATGTTTCTATAttcaagatttaccattcagCCTTCGTGATCTTTCTAACTTGAAAAATCTCAACTTGGATGACTGGCAAAATCTAAGAGTACTTAAAGATCTTCCTCCTACTTTGGAGTCTCTCTCTGCAGGAAATTGTGTGTCATTAGAGAAAATAGCAGATATATCAACTTTGCAAAGACTCCAAAAATTGAATATTCCCAACTGCAAGAACTTGGCTCCGATTCCAGGCCTAGAGACTCTTGAAAACTTACAGTTGCTTGAGATAAGAAATTGCAGTCGTTTGACTCCTGTTGAAAACTGGTTCCAg GCACGTTCTGAAGGTGGTTCTGAAGATGGCTCTGAAGGTGATAGTGTCAAGTTTCGTCTTGAAGGATCGGGAGTCGGTTATTTAGCATGCCGTGTTCCAACACTTTTGGGGCCTAAATTCATAAGAACCGATAACCCTGCAATTATTGAGGGTCCCCTTGAAGGACTTCGTATCTCTGTCAGTAGCACAACCACTGATCGTTGGGTTGAATTCAAAgatgaatataattatagtaAGTCTGCGTTTACAGGCTATAAAATTGACTTTAAGGTCCCAAGAATAACTGGAGAAAGATTAGAGGTGTATGCAGAATTCACGCCTTCAGAGTTGACACTTTGTCTATTTGAAATACAAAGAAACCGAGATGGGGAATGgcgtttctttccatccacaagGGGCTGGTTGCCATCTGCATGGGGCTACCTGCAGCAAGGTGATGATGAACCAACAACATCACATAGGGAGAAGCGTCTTAAATTGCTGCAAGTTGATGAACCAACAACATCACATAGGGAGAATCGTCCTAAATTACTGCGTGTTGAAAATTTATCTACTAGTATAACGCGCGGTTTCAGACCTAAGGAGTATTGTTGTTGGCTGGAGGAAGGTAAAAGGCCCAATCTAGCACTTGGTGGCAAaaggattgttgggcagaggcctaGCAGACCAAGTGAAGTTAAGTCCAGCATCCTGACTGCTAACTAG